A region of the Herpetosiphon gulosus genome:
TTCACCTCGATGCACGCATTGTCGATGAGGCTGGCCGCGATGTACCAACCAACAGCATTGGCGAGTTGATTTTATATGGCCCGACGGTGTGCAATGGCTATTGGCGCAATCCGGTGGCAACCGCTCAAGCCCTGCAAAAAGGTTGGTTCTACACTGGCGATCTGGCGCGGGTTGATGCTGAAGGCTATTTCTACATCGTCGATCGCAAGAAGGATATGTATATTTCTGGCGGCGAGAATGTTTATCCAGCCGAGGTTGAAAACGTGCTCTATCAGCACCCAGCGGTGCAAGAATGCGCCGTGATTGGCATACCCGACAGTCGTTGGGGCGAGGTTGGGCGGGCTTTAGTGGTGTTGCGGCCAAGCACGCAGCTTGATGAGGCTAGGCTGATCGCCTTCTGCCGCGAACGCCTTGCCAGCTACAAAACCCCCAAATCGATTTATTTTCTGTCTGAGTTGCCGCATAACGCCAGTGGTAAAGTCGTCAAGCCTGAATTACGCAAGTTGTTTGGGTATTAGAGCATAGAACATAGAACATAGGGATGAGGGGTCAGGGACTAGGGGTCAGCAGTCAGTATTCAGACGCGCAGCATGGCAGAATAATCATATCCATCAGTGCGAACCTGTGGCTAAAAACGGTTCTTCGTGTGCCTTCATGTCCTTCGTGGATCAAAACTGATCCCTGAATCCTAGCCCCTGATCCCTTATTAAAGGATTTCAACTATGAGCTATACAATTGGCCAAAGCGCTCGTTTGCGCAAAACCATCACCGAAGCCGATATTATTTTGTTTGCGGGAATTTCGGGCGATGCCAACCCGGTGCATATCGACGAAGTTGCTGCGCGTGAATCACGTTTTGGGCGACGGATCGCTCATGGTATGCTGGGCGCTGGCCTGATATCAGCGGTGATTGGTATGCATTTGCCTGGTCCAGGCACGATTTACCTCAACCAAACCTTGGCTTTTCGTAGCCCGATTTACATTGGCGATACGGTCACGGCCTATGCCGAAATCAAAAGCCTGCGCGACGATAAACCAATCGCTACATTAATCACTCAATTGCTGAATGAAGAAGCCAAAATCTTGATCGAGGGCGAGGCGATTGTACTGCTGCCAAGCTAAAATCAAGCATAAACTAACCCAACAGCCGCTCAAATTTGGGCGGTTTTTTCATGCTTGACAGCTGGTTTCGATTATCGCTATGCTTTGGCTGAATTTAATCTGATCGTGAGCAACGTATGCCCAAATTTTTGCACAAATTTGCCCAACCACGCCTGATTTGGCTGGCCTTTGGTGTAGCCATGACCCAATTAGTGATTAGTAATTTGTTGGCAACCCGGTTTCATTCGTGGACTGGGGGCTTTGGCTTGTTGGATTTGGGCGGTGGCGCGAACGCATTTTCAGCCAAGCCCAGCGTTACGCCCGAACTAGCCTACACATTAATTAGCAATTATGGCGAACATCGTAGCAGCCATTTGTGGCTAATTGTGCCCGACATGCTGCTGCCAATCGGCATTTGGCTCTTTTTTGGGCTAGCGTTGCTGCGACTGACTCGTGATGCTCAAGCTTGGCAACGTTGGCTACCAGCCTTGGCCAGCCTGTATTTCTTTGCCGATTATGCCGAGAATAGCTCTGAAGCTCTGATGTTGCTGCAATATCCAAATCAACTGCCAACTGTGGCAATGCTCTGGACATGGTGTTTTACGCTCAAAAATCTCGCAGTTGGCTTAAATATTGGGGCAGTCTTGTTGTTATTTCTGTGGCGCTGGCGACAAGCTAAATCAAGTTAAATGAATAAGGCCCGCAATTAAGCTGCGGGCCTTTTGCTAGCAGGAGAGTCTATTCAGCGGCGCGACTGCCTAATTGTTCATTGAGTAAAAACAAGGCACCTGGGTGATCGCCAGCCATTTTGAGCTTTTCGACCACATCCGAGGCACTCTTTTCTTCCTCGACTTGCTCGGTAATAAACCATTGCAAGTGAATTTGGGTGGCATGATCATTCTCTTTGATCGCCAAATCGTAGAGCGAGTTGATCAACGCGGTAACTCGTTGTTCGTGATGCAAGGCCATTTCAAACACTTCAAGTGAAGAATTGAAGCTCGATTGCGGCTGGGCCATGGCTTGCAGCACAGCGCGGCCACCACGATCATGCAGATAATCGAACAGCTTCATGGCGTGCACGGTTTCTTCTTCGTACTGCAGGCGCATCCAATGAGCAAAGCCACTCAAATTAACCGACTCGAAGTAGGCCGACATCGAGAGATACAGGTAGGCCGACTCAAATTCATGCTTGATCTGATCGTTAATCGCGGCTTCAATGGTTGGATTAATCATACGCTGCGAACTCCTTCGCTATGAAGACCTCTGCTAATGTGGGTAGTTTAGGCTATCTAGCGCCGAAAAACAAGGGCTTAGCCAGCTGTATTTGATCCACGAAGGATACGAATTTGGGGCTATGTTTGGCTATGGGCTTGACAACCAGTGCTCGTTTCCTTACCCCCAACCCCTCGCCCGCCGCAGTGGGCGAGGGGTTGGGGGTGAGGGCATGTCAAATTGCCAACCGAATGAACCATTCAGTTATTTGCCCGTAAATCGTGCTAGGCTTAATTTGGAACTTAGCTTTCCCAATCAATTAGCTGCTTATTGATCACCACCCCTCCGCCCCGCCTCAAGGCGGGGAACGCAAGGGGTTTTCATCACCCTTCACCCCCAAATATGTGTGCTGTGGATAGCCGCTGTTATGATTGGTAATCGTTACGTTAGGTTTATGTTTAAGGAATTACTTGGGAACATAAGGGAAATTTTGATGAAAACAATGATTTTTGGGGCTACGGGCATGGTTGGGCAAGGTCTGCTACGTGAGTGTTTGTTGAATTCAGCGGTGGAGCAAGTGTTGTGTGTTGGCCGCACGCCCACAGGCCAACGCCACCCCAAACTAGCCGAAATTGTGCATAGCAATTTGTATCAACTCGGCTCAATCGAGCATGAGTTGGTGGGCTATGATGCCTGTTTTTTTTGTTTGGGCGTTTCGGCGGCAGGCATGACCGAGGCGGCTTATCGCTCAATCACCTATGATTTGACCTTGCATGTGGCCCAAACCTTGGCGCGATTAAACCCGCAATCAAGCTTTAGCTATATTTCGGGTTCGGGTACTGAGGTTAATTCGCGGGCGATGTGGGCACGCGTCAAAGGCCAAACCGAGCAAGCCTTATTAGCGTTGCCCTTTCGTGCGGCCTATATGTTTCGCCCGGGTTTTATCCAACCTCAGCATGGCGTAGTTTCCAAAACGCGTTGGTATCGGCTGCTGTATGCGCTTACCAGCCCGCTGTATCCCGTGTTTAAACGCTTGATTCCGCAATATGTGACCACGACTGAGCAACTAGCCCAGGCTATGCTACGAGTTACCCAACACGGTGCACCCCAGCCAATTATCGAAAATAGCATGATCAATCAGCTTTAAATGTGCCCTCAACCCGATCCCTCGCCTCGCTGGGCGAGAACGGGGGTAGCTTGTAACGGTCGGTTTTCGCGTCGAACACATAATCTGTAGTTCATCGGTGGATGGATGTCGTTCCCTGATTGTACTTTAGGGGGTGCAGGGGGATGAAAACACCCTGCGTCTCCCGCCTTGAGGCGGGACGGAAGGGTGGTGATCGATGAGTGTCTAGTAATTGAATCAATTATCATTAACTTGCCCCAAAATCAATATTTGACGTTATAATGGGCTAGAATAGCAATGCTGCTCTTTTTAACCCATTCGTCAATTAACCAGCCTTGAAGCGGAGAAGTTGCCTATGAAACGTGCGCGTTTATTGATTTTCGTGGTGCTAGCTGGCTTGTTAACCCCGCTCGGTGTATGGGCGCGGCCTGTAACGCCACCCCAAGTCCAGCCGCAAGCCCCGAATGTGCCTAATTTTTTTGTTGATCCTAGTTTTTTTGATGTAACTACTACTCCTGGATCAACTATTCAGCTCACTTTTCAAACTTATAATAACTCTACTAACTCTGAGGTTTTAGATTTCCGGTTTAGATTTGATCCAACAACAGCAGGAATTACTGCTGTTGATCCTGCTGATATTAATGATGTTCCAGCAGGAGCTTCAGTAACCGTTATTGCAAATATTACTATTGGCCCAGCAGTTGCATTACAAACCTATGCCTTAAGATTAAGGGTTGCGGATACATCTGGGGTAACCTCATTAACACGGCTTATTGATATTCAAATTAGAGTAGTAGCTCCGACTGCAACGCCAACCCGTACCAATACACCAACAGCAACTGCCCCAACTGCGACTAACACTGGTACGCCTGGGCGGATTTGCGATGGCAATGGCGGTACACTCAACGATAAATTTGAGCCAAATAACACCCGTAGCCAAGCCCGCCGAATCGAAGTCGATGTGCCGCAAGTGCACGCGATTTGTCCAGTTGGCGACGAAGATTGGCTCTTATTTGGCGGTTTAGAGGGCAAAGTCTATACAATCGATGTTTCGCAAATGGTCGATGGGCTGGATCTTTCGTTGACGCTCTACGATAGCAATGGCAATCAACTGGCCTTTAACGACGATTTTCCACGCAATAACGACCCCAGCGATATCAAGCCACGGATTCAATCGTGGCGTGCGCCTGCCAACGGCCAATACTACGTCAAGGTGCGCGATTCCGCTGGGCGCGGCTTTATTGATGCGCTCTATACGGTGGTGTTGAATAGCGAAAGTTACGGCCCCACGCCAACGCTCATCCCCGAAATTTGTAAAGATTTGTATGAGCCAGATGGCTTGCCTGAAATTGCACCGTTGATTGTGGTTGGCGAAGTCCATCCCGACCATCGGTTGTGCCCACGTGGCGATGCCGATTGGGTCAAATTCTTCGGCAAGGCTGGCAAAGAATATTCGATCTTCACCTCGGAACTTAGCGTTGGTGCTGATACGGTGATGGTGTTGGCTGATCGCGACGGCACAACGATTATCGATTTCAACGATGATTATGAATCAGGCTTAGATTCGCGGATCGATTTTGCGCCATTTGTCGATGGTTTCTATTTTGTGCAAGTTAAAAATGTTGGCGATGTTGGCAATCAGTTTATCGATTACACCTTGACCTTCCAAATCAAGACCAACGCCAATCAAGGCGAACCGACCATGCAGCCGACTGCTACCTTCGAAGATGATATTACGCCAACTTTCGAGGATGATGTTACGCCAACCAGCGATCCTGATCGCACGGCAACCGCGACTGGCACGGCGACCCGCACGCCAACCTCGGCCTATCCAACGCCAACAAATTCATCGAGCAACAAATTGCCCAACTTCGATACGCGCAGCAATGGCAAATTTGCCGACCCAGCCTTTAACAAGGTTTGGGCTTATGCCGATGCTCCGGTGGCGAGTGGCCAAGCAGTGCGTTCGTGGTTATGGGGGCCAAGCAGCGGTCAAGCACGCGCTGAAGTTTATGATCAAGCGCCTGGTGGTTTGCGCCAAGTCCAATATTTCGATAAATCGCGCATGGAAATTAGCGATTTCGAGGCCGACCGCCAAAGCCAATGGTTTGTGACCAACGGCTTGCTGGCTAAGGAATTGATTCAGGGACAGATTCAAATTGGCGATAGCAATTATGTGCAGCGCAGTCCGGCCCAAATTAATATTGCTGGCGATTTAGGCGCTGCTTCGGCTCCAACCTACGCCAGTTTTAGTAATTTGTTGGGCGCAACTAGCGATCGCACTGGCCAATTCGCCGATCAGCAATTAGCCCGCAGTGGCAAAGTGAGCGCTTATGCTGGCGGTGTAAGTGACGCAGCCAAATTGGTGCATTATGTTCCGCAAACAGGCCATAACATCCCCAGCGCCTTCTGGGATTTTGTCAATCGCCAAGGCTTGATCAACCAAAATGGGCGCACCCAAAACGGCCAAGTGATGGATTGGGTTTTTGCTTTGGGCTACCCAATCAGCGAAGCCTATTGGGCCAAAGTCTATGTTGGCGGCGTTGAGCAAACTGTGCTGGTGCAGGCCTTCGAGCGCCGCGTGCTGACCTACACTCCTAGCAATCCCGCCGATTGGCAAGTCGAGATGGGCAATGTTGGCCAACACTACGAACAATGGCGCTACCGCTAAACTTAATTCTTCGCTTCAAGGCTAAACTAAAAATCCCCGTGTTCTATCGTTGAACACGGGGATTTTGCTGCTTAAACCGACTTACAAGCCCAAAATCGCATCCAAGCGCGACCAATCGCAGCGCTCGGCCATGAGTTTGGTGAAGCGTTCGAGTTTGGTACGTTCATGCAAGCGAATATGCCCAAACATATTTTCAATTCGCTCAACTGCGGTCAAGGTGTCATCAGCAATTGTGATGATCGGCACGTTGCGTTGTTCGGCGCGATCAATCACCGATTGTTGTGGGCGGAAGTTGCCTGTCAATACCAAGGCGTTGGTTGAGGTTTCCAAGGCCGCCAGTTGCAAATCGGTGCGGTCGCCACCGGTGATTACGGCTTTGTTGGCGCGACGGCGAAAGTGCGATAAGCCCGCTTCGGCTCCCATCGCCCCAATCATCAGCGATTCGATGATTTTGCCTTTGCCAAAATCGGCTCCAATCACATTGCCACCAAGCTCAGCCACCAAATCTTCAACTGGAATGCCTGATAGCGCACTATCTTGCGGCAATAAGCCCAAAACCGCGATGCCATGCTGCTCAAGGAACGGCACAACATGCGATTGCACAAAGTCGAGGCGGGTTTCTTCGATTTGGTTAAGAATTACGCCCTTGAGCCGTTTGCCGACGAAGCGTTGCACCGACAAAATTGCATCGACCGTGAGCGTCGTGCGATAGCGTGAAACCAAGACCATCGGCGCATCGATCAAATCGGCCACCCGATCGGCGCTCAACTCAACCAACGAGCCTTCAGCCCAACTATTCGTGCCTTCAACGATCGTCACTTGATGTTGGCTGCTGATTGCTTGGAACGCTTGTTGCACCGCCCCAGCCCAATCGTGCTGCTCGCCGCGCAAAATGCTTTCGATCGTGGTGCGGCGCAACAGCACTGGCGCGATTTGCTCCAATGGCTCGCTCAGGCCGAAGCTCTCGCGAATAAAGGCAGCATCTTCATCGAAAGCGCCTTCAGGCGTGTGGGTGACCGAAACACTGACTGGCTTCATGTAGCCAGCATCGATCTTGCGATCCTTGAGTTGGCGCAACAAGGCAGCACAAACTGCACTCTTGCCAACATATGATTCTGTTGATGCAACATACAGCGTTGCCATAGCGAAACTCCTTTATCAAAGGATGAAGGATGAAGGATGAGGGATGAAAATAGGCTGGATCATCAAGAACTTAATAAGGCTCAAATAATCCATCCATGCCCAATTATTCACGCTTCATCCTTCATCCCTCATCCTTCATCCTTTCAATCTATCCTTGCAGAATAATGCGGGCATCGAGCACGATTACGCCTTCGCCACGGTTGTAGACAACCAACGGATTAATATCCATTTCGACGATTTCGGGGAAGTCGCTAACCAGTTGGCTGACGCGCAGCACAATATCTTCAACCGCTTCTAAATCAGCGGTTTGCTCGCCACGCACGCCCTGCAATAGTGGAAACGAACGAATTGCCCGTAGCTGTTCGCGCACTTCTTCGCGGCTCAATGGCGCAAGTCGAAATACCACATCTTTGAGCACTTCAACATAAATGCCACCCATGCCCACGCCAATCAGCGCCCCAAATTGCGGATCACGGCTGACCCCAACCAGCACTTCGCGGCCTTTACGCGCCATTTCCTGCACTAAAACCCCCCAAATGCGGGCGTTCGGACTGAATTTACGGGCACGATAGGCAATTAATTCGTAGCTATCGCTGGCAGCTTGCGGGTCGGCAATCCCCACACGTACCCCGCCAATATCGCTTTTGTGCAGAATATCGGGCGAACTAATTTTCATCACCACTGGAAAACCAATTTCCTTGGCAATTTCGGCAGCTTCTTCGGGCGAACGCGAAAGCCGACTATCGGGCAAGCGCATGCCATAAGCCGCCATCACTTCACGCGCTTCGATTTCGCCAAGCTCAACTCTTCCGGCCTCGCGCACTTGAGCAAACAATTCGCGGACATGCTCTTTATCAACATCAAAACGAGCGTAGGTCATGGCTGGTTGTTCGCGCCAGCGGCGATGTTGCCACATGGCTTCCAAGGCCGATACCGCTCGTTCAGGGAATTCGTAGTTGGGGATTTTATATTGATTGAGCAGTTTGAGCGCTGGCTTGATGCTATATGCGCCCATAAAACTGGCGACAATCGGTTTGCTCTGATTGGCTGAAAGCTCGGCCATCGCTTCAACTGTGGCTTCGGCTTCGCTGCCAGCTTGCGGCGTAAACAGCACCAACACCGCATCAACATTTGGGTCGGTCAAGGCCGCCTGAATCCCAATGCGATAGCGATCAGCTTTAGCATCGCCGATTACGTCGATTGGATTGTAGACATTGGCGGTGGCTGGTAAATTGGCTTGTAAATGGCTGATGGTTGCGGGGGTAAATTCGGCCATTTGCAAACCAGCCCGTTCAATCGCGTCGGTCGCAATAATCCCAGGCCCACCAGCATTGGTGACAATTGCAATCCGTGAGCCAGTCAGCAAGGGTTGGTAGGCAAACACCAAGGCAAAATCAAACAATTGCTCCATTGTGCGAGCACGAATGATTCCGCTTTGGCCAAATGCCGATTCGTAGGCGCTTTCGCTGCCCGCCAATGAGCCGGTATGCGAGGAAATTGCCCGTGTGCCTGCTGCCGTCGTACCGCTTTTAATCGCGATAACTGGGGTGCGTTTGGTCACTTCGCGGGCGGCCTGAATAAAGCCGGGGCCATCGGAAATGCCTTCCAAATAGGCCAAAATTACTTTATTCTGGGGGTCGTTGCCCCAAGCCTGCAACAATGCCACTTCATCAACATCGGATTTATTGCCAAGGCTGACGAAGCGCGAAAAGCCAATATTGGCCTCTTTGCTCCAATCGAGGATGGCGGTACAAACCGCACCCGATTGTGACATAAAGGCAATTTCACCATCAGCGGGCATTAATGCTGCAAACGAAGCATTCAAATCGCTAACGGTATCAATCACACCAAGACAATTGGGGCCGACCATGCGCATGCCGTAGCGTTGCACAATCTCTACCAATTGGTGTTCAAGTTTAACCCCTTCACCGCCGACTTCCTTGAAACCTGCGGTGATCACGACTAAACCGCGCACACCTTTTTGACCGCATTCTTCGACCACATTTAAGACATGCTGCGGTGGAATAAC
Encoded here:
- a CDS encoding MaoC family dehydratase; its protein translation is MSYTIGQSARLRKTITEADIILFAGISGDANPVHIDEVAARESRFGRRIAHGMLGAGLISAVIGMHLPGPGTIYLNQTLAFRSPIYIGDTVTAYAEIKSLRDDKPIATLITQLLNEEAKILIEGEAIVLLPS
- a CDS encoding ferritin, whose protein sequence is MINPTIEAAINDQIKHEFESAYLYLSMSAYFESVNLSGFAHWMRLQYEEETVHAMKLFDYLHDRGGRAVLQAMAQPQSSFNSSLEVFEMALHHEQRVTALINSLYDLAIKENDHATQIHLQWFITEQVEEEKSASDVVEKLKMAGDHPGALFLLNEQLGSRAAE
- a CDS encoding epimerase, giving the protein MKTMIFGATGMVGQGLLRECLLNSAVEQVLCVGRTPTGQRHPKLAEIVHSNLYQLGSIEHELVGYDACFFCLGVSAAGMTEAAYRSITYDLTLHVAQTLARLNPQSSFSYISGSGTEVNSRAMWARVKGQTEQALLALPFRAAYMFRPGFIQPQHGVVSKTRWYRLLYALTSPLYPVFKRLIPQYVTTTEQLAQAMLRVTQHGAPQPIIENSMINQL
- a CDS encoding phosphotransacetylase family protein, which codes for MATLYVASTESYVGKSAVCAALLRQLKDRKIDAGYMKPVSVSVTHTPEGAFDEDAAFIRESFGLSEPLEQIAPVLLRRTTIESILRGEQHDWAGAVQQAFQAISSQHQVTIVEGTNSWAEGSLVELSADRVADLIDAPMVLVSRYRTTLTVDAILSVQRFVGKRLKGVILNQIEETRLDFVQSHVVPFLEQHGIAVLGLLPQDSALSGIPVEDLVAELGGNVIGADFGKGKIIESLMIGAMGAEAGLSHFRRRANKAVITGGDRTDLQLAALETSTNALVLTGNFRPQQSVIDRAEQRNVPIITIADDTLTAVERIENMFGHIRLHERTKLERFTKLMAERCDWSRLDAILGL
- the acs gene encoding acetate--CoA ligase alpha subunit produces the protein MLEEIFAPQSVAVVGASPDPSRLGHRVLKNVIDNGYKGRIYPIHPTASAVLGQTAYPSVAAVPNDVELAVLVIPPQHVLNVVEECGQKGVRGLVVITAGFKEVGGEGVKLEHQLVEIVQRYGMRMVGPNCLGVIDTVSDLNASFAALMPADGEIAFMSQSGAVCTAILDWSKEANIGFSRFVSLGNKSDVDEVALLQAWGNDPQNKVILAYLEGISDGPGFIQAAREVTKRTPVIAIKSGTTAAGTRAISSHTGSLAGSESAYESAFGQSGIIRARTMEQLFDFALVFAYQPLLTGSRIAIVTNAGGPGIIATDAIERAGLQMAEFTPATISHLQANLPATANVYNPIDVIGDAKADRYRIGIQAALTDPNVDAVLVLFTPQAGSEAEATVEAMAELSANQSKPIVASFMGAYSIKPALKLLNQYKIPNYEFPERAVSALEAMWQHRRWREQPAMTYARFDVDKEHVRELFAQVREAGRVELGEIEAREVMAAYGMRLPDSRLSRSPEEAAEIAKEIGFPVVMKISSPDILHKSDIGGVRVGIADPQAASDSYELIAYRARKFSPNARIWGVLVQEMARKGREVLVGVSRDPQFGALIGVGMGGIYVEVLKDVVFRLAPLSREEVREQLRAIRSFPLLQGVRGEQTADLEAVEDIVLRVSQLVSDFPEIVEMDINPLVVYNRGEGVIVLDARIILQG